TGGCGCACTACCTGTTTACACCGCCAGCGGCCTGATCGTACTGGAAGGCAATCCCAACTGGACGCTCGTTTTCGCCGATGAATTTACCACCACCGGCATGCCCGACTTTTCGAAATGGACGGTAGACCCACGCCCCAAAGGCTGGATTAACGGCGAGCAGCAGGTGTATACCGATACGAGCTTCGATAATACGCGGCAGCGTAACGGCTATCTCGTTATCACTGGTAAAAAGGATTATCCAAATATCGTGACGACAGAGCCATGGTCGTCCGGCCGCATTATCACGCAAAACAAATTCGATTTTAAGTATGGCAAGGTAGAAGTGCGCGCCAAACTGCCGAAAGCACGCGGCTCCTGGCCGGCGATCTGGCTGATGCCGACTTCCAGTGCATACGGTGCCTGGCCGAAGAGCGGCGAGATCGACATCATGGAACACGTGGGCAACAGGCTGGGCAACGTGTTATCGACCGTACATACGCAAAACAGCAACTGGACCAATGGTGGCCATAGCTCTGGCAACCGCACCATTTCAGATGCACATACCGCGTTTCATAATTACATCATGGAATGGAATGAAGATTCCATCCGCTTCACGTACGACAGCATCCACTGCTACACTTACAAAAATCCACGCACCGACTGGAAAGACTGGCCCTTCGACCAGAAGTTCCACGTGATCCTGAACCTCGCGATCGGAGGTGGTATGGGCGGCGCTGTTACTGATGCCGACTGGCCGGACAGTCTGCTGATCGACTACGTACACGTTTACCAGAAAGGCCTGGGTACGCCCGTGCTCGACAGCATGAATATTAGTCCGCTCAACCGCGCCGTGGTGGCGGGTAAAACGCAGCCCTACGAAGCGAAACTATTTGACCAGAACGATCGTGCGATAAGTGTGACGCCGACGTGGAGTATTACCGGAACGGGCAACACCATCAACGCCAGCGGACTTGCTACTATTCAGTCGCCGGGCACGGTGACGGCCAGTGCCACCCATAATGGCGTTACACTCATTAAGTCGACCAGCGTAACCTTACGTACGCCGAATTACAAACCGGTGCCCGCAAGAATAGAAGCCGAGAACAACGACTACACCAACGTTTGTTGTACCGAAACCGCTTCGGACACCAGCGGTGGGCTGAACGCCAGTTACATCGCCAACAACAGCTGGCTGGAATATGATATTACTACACCGTCAGCCGACGCTTATCGCTTCCAGTTCCGGGTGGCCGTTAATACCGTAAGCACTATCCAGATCGTGAAAGATCATGTAGTACTGGCAACAGTTAAACTGCCAGCCAGCGGCGGGTGGCAAAGCTGGAGCACCGTTACGACTGCCTCCATCAATCTGCCAGCCGGCAATCAAACCATCAGGATACAGGCACTTACCTCCGGCTGGAACTTCAACTGGCTGCGCATTATAAAAGCCAGTGACCTGAACGTCGCGAGAGTCGTGATTACGCCAGACAGTACCAGTGTATCAGCACGCGGACGTAAACAGTTCACGGCTGCGGCTTATGGTGCCGACAACAGCAAGTTCGATCTGCCCATTACCTGGCAGGCGCAAGCAGGCGCAGGCAGCTTCGATGCTTACAAAGGCATCTTTACAGCGGATAGCCTCCACGGCATTTATAACATTTATGCAACAGCAGGCGGCGTTACCGACACCGCGAAAATTAATGTATTGGCGCCTCCAAGACTGGCGCGCATTGAAGTGGTGCCCGACACGATCGTGATCCCTTACAATGCTTCGCAACTCTTCACCGCGAAAGGGTTCGATCAGTATAACAGTCCGTTTGCGTTTACTGCGCCTACCTGGAGCGTTACGGGTACGGGCAATACGATCACACAGGCCGGTGCGCTCACGGCGCGTAATAATCCGGGCATTGTTACTGCCACCAAAGATTCCATCAGCGGCTCGGGCGTATTCACCCTGGATTATATCTGCACGTTTAACAAACGTTACGAAGCGGAAAGCGCGTCTTCCCGTTCGAGTGTGCCTACCTTGGAAACAACGTCCGATACCAGCGGTGGACAAAACTTTACGGGCATTGCTTACGGGCATTGGTTTGCTTATAACAAGGTGGCCATCCCGGTGAGGGGCCGTTACAACATTCGCTTCCGCGTAGCATCTAACAACACCAGCCAGATCCGCATGGAGGAAAGCGGTACTAACTTCGGGTATATCAACATACCGAACACCAACGGCCAGTGGGTAACGGTTTCCGACACAATTACGCTGCCAGGCATCGGTTACATCAACGTGCGGGTAAACGGTGCGGCATTCAAGTTTAACTGGTGGAGCCTCGACAACTGCGCGGTGGACACCAGCACGAGCATGATGGCGGTGAGCCAGCAGCGCATCGTATACGAAAGTTTGTCCGGTACGTTGAAGCCTTACCCGAACCCGACTACAGGCAACATCACACTGGAACTGGGCGAACATGATTACCAGTGGATCAACCTGCTGGACCTCAATGGCCGCCTGATCCGCCGCTGGGCTACTAACCCGGGCGACCGCAAGTTTACACAGGATGTGAGTGCGCTGGAAAGTGGTACTTATATCATCAGGCTTGAAGGAAGGAACGGGGCTAAGTCGGTGCAGTTTGTGAAGTTGTAGAGGTGATTTGTTGTTGCGACCGCAGGGAAGCAAACTTCGTGTGTAATCTCCGCGCGACAAATAGATGATGACGAAAAAAAGAGGGCTGCCCGTACGGCAGCCCTCTTCGTTTATATCATCAAGTATCCGTACTTACATCATCCCAATCTGCGTCCGCATAACATGTGAGCCAGTTCAGCGAATAATGCCTTTCGTACACTACGCTCGGGTTCATGTGGCCGCCTGGCTCCTGTCCGTTGAGCCGCGCATCTACACAGGCCCAGTTCATGCGGTATATTTTATCCAGCTCTTCGAGTATCTCGGCTTTGGAACGTAGCTGCGCTTTGCCTTCCAGGGAAAGACGCGATTGCTCCAGTACCAGGTCCAGCACGGCAGGTACATCAATTACTTCGGATGGATATTTCAGTTCTTTGATCAGTCCCAGCGCCCATAACATCACGTTCAGGCTCTCGTAGCGCCACATGGAATTGATGGCATCCTGGTCTTCCAGATCGCGAGTATTGATAATGCGCTGTTCTTCCGGTGAGAAGTTTTTAATCTCGTATTCGTCCAGGAAATTCTGTAACCTCGCAGGCTCTACACCTTCTGCTTTTGCGGTAATCGCAGCCAGTGCATACACCCGGTCGATCACTTGTTCGCGGCTGCGTAATACGATGTCTGATTCGCTTTCTGTATAAGGCAACCAGGTATTTATCTTAATACCACGACTGCGTAAAAAGGCTTCTGAACGTTCTTTGCGCTCCTGTATTTCCGGCGTAACCGGCACTTCTTTGTCCAGATAAGCAGCCTCGATCTCGATTTTCAACTCCACGTCGCCGCACTTGCCATTCGTGTCCATCACCAGGTTCATGTCTTTATCGAGGAACTGCTGTTCCTGCGAACGGCCCTTAGGGGTAGTGGCGAATATGAAGGCGTCGAAACTGTGTGATAAGTCTGCCAGCAGTTTGGAAAGCTCGCTGGTAAGTTTGGGTTCTACACTAAACGAGAATTCGGAATTGATCGTTTTAATCTTTTGTAGCAACAAGCCCTGCACCCGCTCGTTGGTAGCGGGCAGTGAGGAGACATAATTATACATTCCGCTTAACTGCCTGCTTAACGGACAGCTCACCTCTTCCAGGTTAAACGAGGGTGTTGCCCGCTGGCGGTAACTGATCTTCAGCCGCTTGTTGAGCGAAAGAAACCCGCCTTTAATATCGAGTATGATGATCTGGCTGCCGTCTTCCTCCCCAACGAACGGGCGTTCTTTGGGAAAGGCTGCTTTTACTTTCTCCACAATCTCGTCAAAGCCGGTTTTGTGCGAGTAGAGCGTGTAGTTTTCCATAAGTGCGTTAAAATACTAAAAATGCATCAATCACCCGGACCTTCATACCGGAAGTTCACTTCCCTGGCGACGGCGCGGAACGAGAAGCCCAGGCCTTGAGCGTCCGTATACAGGAACACCTCTTTGAACCGACCTACCTCGGGGCGATCCAGCCGTGCGGCCAGGTCGAAGGTATACGTACTTCCCAGCTCTTTGATATCCACATGATGAATTACCGTATCGATCGTAGTTGTATCTACATAACCCGCAACATCTATCAGCTCCAGCACACGGCGTTCATCCATATCGTACTTGCTCTCAAAAAACAACTTCAGGTCAGGGCCTACTGCAAACTTTCTTACCAGCAGGTATTTTTCTAAACTAGCGTTCATATACAAACCAATTAGCGGTGATGTTCCGCATCGGCAAAATAGGCAAAACCCCTCATTTTTTTTAGCCATGCGGCATTTTTACGGAATGGCGCGATTAATGCGTTATCGCGGTTTACGGCAATTGAGGATTAAAATCCACAAACATATATCGACTTCATATAATGTAAAAGATAAAAGAGTAAAGTTCAGGTTTAAAGCTGTACTATTGACAATTACTAATATTAGTCATAAAAAATCTACCTCCCTAACACGCAACTATTATGAGTGTCAACATTTCGAAACTGCTGCAAAAAGAGCGCAAAAAAATCCTTGAGTTATGGATGAAAAATCAACTGGCAGATGAGAGTCTGCGGGAAGATCTGATGAGCAACGATGAGCTTCGGGAGCAGTCAGACGAACTGTTAACGGCCCTCACAAAATCGGTGAACGATAAAAACATCGGTAACCCGCAATCAGGCGACTTTGATACGGTACACGAAATACTTTCGGGCATATCTATCTCACGTGCGCGCCAGGGTTACTCACCCCGCGAAACAGGCGTATATGTATTTAGCTTAAGAGATGCGATAGTTGAAGTATTGCAGGCTGAGATCAAAGACGTTGCCGCCTTGTTCCCGATCGTTTTGAGCTTTAACAAACTGATTGATGCTTTTGGTGTAACTACTTTCGAAACCTTTATTAAAGGACGCGAAGAAGTGATCCTGCGCCAAACAGACGAGATCACCGAAATATCTACCCCTGTAATTCAGCTGTGGGACGGTATTTTAGGCCTGCCGATCATTGGCACCCTCGACAGCAGCCGCACGCAGGTAGTAATGGAGAACCTGTTGCAGCGTATTGTTGAAACCGGCAGCAGCATCGCTATCCTCGATATTTCCGGCGTACCGGCCGTAGACTCGCTCGTGGCACAGCACCTGATCAAAACCATTAATGCTACACGATTGATGGGAGCCGAGTGTATTATCAGCGGCATTCGTCCTGAAATCGCCCAAACCGTTGTACACCTGGGTATCGACCTTTCCAACATCGTTACCAAAGCATCCCTGGCGAGTGCATTGCGTTATGCCTTTGCCATGACCAACCTGGAAGTTAAAAGATCAACTATAAAATAAATTTCTCGAGACGCATATGGATAGAATACCTATTCTACAGATGGGCAAGTTTTTGCTGGTGACCATACAGGTGGACCTGTACGACCGCCTTGCCCTTAATCTGGAAACCGATCTCGCCCAAATGGTGAATAAAACCGGGGCACGCGGCGTGTTGATCGACATTTCTGCATTGTCTATCGTAGATTCTTTTATGGGTCGCATATTAGGCAACATCGGTACAATGAGTAAAATAATGGACGCGGAAACGGTAGTTGTAGGCATGCAGCCGGCGGTAGCCATTACCCTGGTAGAACTGGGGCTGGAACTTCGGGGTGTAAGTACCGCACTGAATGTGGAAAAAGGCATGCAGTTGCTGAGCGTAAAAGTCGGTTCTTTCGAGGATCACGAACTGGAGGAAGACCACGATGCTGGTAGTGTTGAATAAGGACAGCATGCTGATCCAGCGTGAACAGGACGTAGTCCCGTTCCGCAACCGCGTGAAGGAATACGCGGTAAAAATCGGCATGAGTCTCGTCAATCAAACAAAATTAATTACTGCGGCGTCTGAATTGGTACGTAATATGTTAAAGTACGGCAACGGGGGCAGCGCCCTTATCGAAGTGGTGAGCAGAGGCCGCGAAAACGGCATCAGGCTCACCTTTGCAGATAAGGGCCCTGGTATTAAAGATATAGATTTAGCCATGAAAGACGGATTTTCTACCGGTAAAAGCCTTGGCCTGGGGTTACCGGGTACTAAGCGGCTAGTGAGCGAATTTGACATCAAAAGCATCGTAGGGAAGGGCACAACGGTAACTGTCATAAAGTGGAAAAATGGCTAGTGCTATATCACATAGGTTCAATGCCTCCGACCGTAGCTACTTCGCCATTCTTAAGAAAGAGATTCACGCCATAGCAGCAGCAGCGGGCTTTACGGCAAAGAAGCTGGCAGAAATAGATATTATCGTTGCCGAACTCGTATCTAACCTCGGCAAACATG
This genomic interval from Chitinophaga horti contains the following:
- a CDS encoding carbohydrate-binding protein, with translation MKNKISTLMVMLALLLCGRLQAQFLLFDDMEGNGPCSGHWNYFIGGPGATGSVNMHVPNPSISGLNLSSHVARFTKDTTCSEWMSAGCTLTDSLDISRNSVFKLLVYSSLKEEVLFKLQPGSDYTKAVYFTYKIKTANTWEEASFNFASVKNRKDFNRIEVHFMDGKVANGTLYFDLVQGPNPVLIKVDTARIAMGQEDGVTLTARLYGARYDSSLTKTNWQANLPAGVTIDSVIRLNDTTAQVVLAGNSGVNYSSSNLTLTVAGAEVQDGALPVYTASGLIVLEGNPNWTLVFADEFTTTGMPDFSKWTVDPRPKGWINGEQQVYTDTSFDNTRQRNGYLVITGKKDYPNIVTTEPWSSGRIITQNKFDFKYGKVEVRAKLPKARGSWPAIWLMPTSSAYGAWPKSGEIDIMEHVGNRLGNVLSTVHTQNSNWTNGGHSSGNRTISDAHTAFHNYIMEWNEDSIRFTYDSIHCYTYKNPRTDWKDWPFDQKFHVILNLAIGGGMGGAVTDADWPDSLLIDYVHVYQKGLGTPVLDSMNISPLNRAVVAGKTQPYEAKLFDQNDRAISVTPTWSITGTGNTINASGLATIQSPGTVTASATHNGVTLIKSTSVTLRTPNYKPVPARIEAENNDYTNVCCTETASDTSGGLNASYIANNSWLEYDITTPSADAYRFQFRVAVNTVSTIQIVKDHVVLATVKLPASGGWQSWSTVTTASINLPAGNQTIRIQALTSGWNFNWLRIIKASDLNVARVVITPDSTSVSARGRKQFTAAAYGADNSKFDLPITWQAQAGAGSFDAYKGIFTADSLHGIYNIYATAGGVTDTAKINVLAPPRLARIEVVPDTIVIPYNASQLFTAKGFDQYNSPFAFTAPTWSVTGTGNTITQAGALTARNNPGIVTATKDSISGSGVFTLDYICTFNKRYEAESASSRSSVPTLETTSDTSGGQNFTGIAYGHWFAYNKVAIPVRGRYNIRFRVASNNTSQIRMEESGTNFGYINIPNTNGQWVTVSDTITLPGIGYINVRVNGAAFKFNWWSLDNCAVDTSTSMMAVSQQRIVYESLSGTLKPYPNPTTGNITLELGEHDYQWINLLDLNGRLIRRWATNPGDRKFTQDVSALESGTYIIRLEGRNGAKSVQFVKL
- a CDS encoding DUF4272 domain-containing protein, with translation MENYTLYSHKTGFDEIVEKVKAAFPKERPFVGEEDGSQIIILDIKGGFLSLNKRLKISYRQRATPSFNLEEVSCPLSRQLSGMYNYVSSLPATNERVQGLLLQKIKTINSEFSFSVEPKLTSELSKLLADLSHSFDAFIFATTPKGRSQEQQFLDKDMNLVMDTNGKCGDVELKIEIEAAYLDKEVPVTPEIQERKERSEAFLRSRGIKINTWLPYTESESDIVLRSREQVIDRVYALAAITAKAEGVEPARLQNFLDEYEIKNFSPEEQRIINTRDLEDQDAINSMWRYESLNVMLWALGLIKELKYPSEVIDVPAVLDLVLEQSRLSLEGKAQLRSKAEILEELDKIYRMNWACVDARLNGQEPGGHMNPSVVYERHYSLNWLTCYADADWDDVSTDT
- a CDS encoding STAS domain-containing protein, coding for MSVNISKLLQKERKKILELWMKNQLADESLREDLMSNDELREQSDELLTALTKSVNDKNIGNPQSGDFDTVHEILSGISISRARQGYSPRETGVYVFSLRDAIVEVLQAEIKDVAALFPIVLSFNKLIDAFGVTTFETFIKGREEVILRQTDEITEISTPVIQLWDGILGLPIIGTLDSSRTQVVMENLLQRIVETGSSIAILDISGVPAVDSLVAQHLIKTINATRLMGAECIISGIRPEIAQTVVHLGIDLSNIVTKASLASALRYAFAMTNLEVKRSTIK
- a CDS encoding STAS domain-containing protein; protein product: MDRIPILQMGKFLLVTIQVDLYDRLALNLETDLAQMVNKTGARGVLIDISALSIVDSFMGRILGNIGTMSKIMDAETVVVGMQPAVAITLVELGLELRGVSTALNVEKGMQLLSVKVGSFEDHELEEDHDAGSVE
- a CDS encoding anti-sigma regulatory factor codes for the protein MLVVLNKDSMLIQREQDVVPFRNRVKEYAVKIGMSLVNQTKLITAASELVRNMLKYGNGGSALIEVVSRGRENGIRLTFADKGPGIKDIDLAMKDGFSTGKSLGLGLPGTKRLVSEFDIKSIVGKGTTVTVIKWKNG